Proteins encoded together in one Thermodesulfobacteriota bacterium window:
- a CDS encoding UPF0280 family protein, translating to MARKRFLPPSPARYCQRTYRRSVAAGLLVPFQVTVRETDLAVLAPEDRSSETRQLVLRYRAQLEGYIAGQPGFLTSFSPLPPDRSAPPLVRAMLEAGAAAAVGPMAAVAGAIAEGVGRDLLAAGCQEVVIENGGDIFLARQAAVVAGLFAGRSPLSGRIGIRIPASAMPCGLCTSSATVGHSVSLGRADAATVLAASAALADACATALGNLVKEAADITPALERIRAIPGVTGALVVLGEHLGAAGAMELVPLA from the coding sequence ATGGCCCGAAAGCGCTTCTTGCCGCCCTCGCCCGCCCGCTATTGCCAGCGCACCTACCGCCGGTCAGTGGCGGCCGGCCTGCTCGTCCCCTTCCAGGTCACGGTGCGGGAGACGGATCTGGCCGTTCTCGCCCCCGAGGACCGCAGCAGCGAGACCCGGCAGCTGGTCCTTCGATACCGGGCGCAGCTGGAGGGCTACATCGCCGGCCAGCCGGGGTTTCTGACCAGTTTCAGCCCCCTGCCGCCGGACCGCTCGGCGCCGCCCCTGGTGCGGGCCATGCTGGAGGCCGGCGCCGCGGCCGCTGTCGGTCCCATGGCGGCGGTGGCCGGGGCCATCGCCGAAGGCGTCGGCCGGGATCTTCTGGCCGCCGGCTGCCAGGAGGTGGTGATCGAAAACGGCGGCGATATCTTTCTGGCCCGGCAGGCGGCCGTGGTGGCCGGTCTTTTTGCCGGCCGCTCGCCCCTGTCGGGCCGCATCGGCATCCGCATCCCGGCCTCGGCCATGCCCTGTGGGCTGTGCACCTCCTCCGCCACGGTGGGCCATTCGGTGAGCCTGGGCCGGGCGGACGCCGCCACCGTCCTGGCGGCCTCCGCCGCGCTGGCCGACGCCTGCGCCACCGCCCTGGGCAACCTGGTCAAGGAGGCCGCGGACATCACCCCTGCCCTGGAGCGGATCCGGGCCATCCCCGGGGTGACTGGTGCCCTGGTGGTCCTGGGCGAGCATCTGGGAGCCGCCGGGGCAATGGAGCTGGTGCCCCTGGCCTGA
- the fusA gene encoding elongation factor G, with the protein MSIQLDHVRNIGISAHIDSGKTTLTERILFYTQRIHAIHDVKGKDGVGAKMDSMELERERGITIQSAATYCSWAGHAVNIIDTPGHVDFTIEVERALRVLDGAILVLCSVGGVQSQSITVDRQMTRYKVPRIAFINKCDRSGANPYRVTQQLREKLNHNAVLMQIPIGLENELAGVVDLITMQAVYFDGANGERIRYEPIPADLLPEAEAKREEMLDAVSMFSDELTEAILEGTPTEAMIREAVRKGTLSLGLTPVFVGSAYKNKGVQPLLDAVAHYLPSPVDVENRAKDLARDEAEVLLSSSPQAPLVCLAFKLEDGRYGQLTYIRTYQGSIRRGDTIINSRSGKKVKVGRLVRMHADEMEDIEAATAGDIVALFGIDCASGDTFTSPEVSYSMTSMHVPNPVISLAIVPVDNKSQINMSKALNRFTKEDPTFRTYVDAETGETIVSGMGELHLDVYIERMKREYNAVVDVGAPQVAYRETITRRAEFNYTHKKQTGGSGQYGRVAGYIEPLEGSDYEFVNEVTGGSIPTEFIPSVDKGFQQCLKKGSLAAFPVTGVRLVINDGASHSVDSSDNAFQAAGIGAFREGYLKAGPVLMEPIMKVAVEGPSEFQGAIMGTINQRRGMIVGTSDEGNYTVIEAEVPLAEMFGYSTVLRSGTQGKAEFTMEFATYRQVPKNVAEQVIKEANEKRKQSAA; encoded by the coding sequence ATGAGCATCCAGCTAGATCACGTCCGCAACATCGGCATCAGCGCCCACATCGACTCCGGCAAGACCACCCTCACCGAGCGAATCCTCTTCTACACCCAGCGGATCCACGCCATCCATGACGTCAAGGGCAAGGACGGCGTCGGCGCCAAAATGGACTCCATGGAGCTGGAGCGGGAGCGGGGCATCACCATCCAGTCAGCGGCCACCTACTGCTCCTGGGCCGGACACGCTGTGAACATCATCGACACCCCGGGCCATGTGGACTTCACCATCGAGGTGGAGCGGGCCTTGCGGGTCCTGGACGGCGCCATCCTGGTCCTCTGCTCGGTGGGCGGCGTCCAGTCCCAGAGCATCACCGTCGACCGCCAGATGACCCGCTACAAGGTGCCCCGGATCGCCTTCATCAACAAGTGCGACCGCAGCGGCGCCAACCCCTACCGGGTGACCCAGCAGCTCCGGGAGAAGCTCAACCACAACGCGGTGCTCATGCAGATCCCCATCGGTCTTGAGAACGAGCTGGCCGGGGTGGTGGATCTCATCACCATGCAGGCGGTCTATTTCGACGGCGCCAATGGCGAGCGGATCCGCTACGAGCCGATCCCGGCGGACCTCTTGCCCGAGGCCGAGGCCAAGCGGGAGGAGATGCTGGATGCGGTGTCCATGTTCTCGGACGAGCTCACGGAGGCCATCCTGGAAGGCACGCCCACCGAGGCCATGATCCGCGAGGCGGTGCGCAAGGGCACCCTGAGCCTGGGGCTGACCCCGGTCTTCGTGGGCTCGGCCTACAAGAACAAGGGTGTGCAGCCGCTTCTGGATGCGGTGGCCCACTACCTGCCCAGCCCGGTGGACGTGGAGAACCGGGCCAAGGATCTGGCCAGGGACGAGGCCGAGGTGCTCCTGTCCAGCAGCCCCCAGGCCCCCCTGGTCTGCCTGGCCTTCAAGCTGGAAGACGGCCGCTACGGCCAGCTCACCTACATCCGCACCTACCAGGGCAGCATCCGCCGCGGGGATACCATCATCAACTCCCGCAGTGGCAAGAAGGTCAAGGTGGGCCGGCTGGTGCGCATGCACGCCGACGAGATGGAGGACATCGAGGCCGCGACCGCCGGCGACATCGTCGCTTTGTTCGGCATCGATTGCGCCTCCGGGGATACCTTCACCAGCCCGGAGGTCTCCTACTCCATGACCTCCATGCACGTGCCCAACCCGGTGATCTCCCTGGCCATCGTACCGGTGGACAACAAGAGCCAGATCAACATGTCCAAGGCCTTGAACCGGTTCACCAAGGAAGACCCCACCTTCCGCACGTACGTAGATGCGGAGACCGGTGAGACCATCGTCTCCGGCATGGGCGAGCTGCATCTGGATGTCTACATCGAGCGCATGAAGCGGGAGTACAACGCCGTGGTGGATGTGGGCGCGCCCCAGGTGGCCTATCGGGAGACGATCACCCGGCGGGCGGAGTTCAACTACACCCACAAGAAGCAGACCGGCGGCTCCGGCCAGTACGGCCGGGTGGCCGGCTACATCGAGCCCCTGGAGGGGAGCGACTACGAATTCGTCAACGAGGTGACCGGCGGCTCCATCCCCACCGAGTTCATCCCCTCGGTGGACAAGGGCTTCCAGCAGTGCCTGAAGAAGGGCTCCCTGGCGGCCTTTCCGGTGACCGGTGTCCGCCTGGTGATCAACGACGGCGCCTCCCACTCCGTGGACTCCTCGGACAACGCCTTCCAGGCCGCCGGCATCGGCGCCTTCCGGGAGGGCTATCTCAAGGCTGGCCCGGTGCTCATGGAGCCGATCATGAAGGTGGCGGTGGAAGGACCCAGCGAGTTCCAGGGCGCCATCATGGGCACCATCAACCAGCGGCGAGGCATGATCGTCGGCACCTCCGACGAGGGCAACTACACGGTGATCGAGGCCGAGGTGCCCCTGGCGGAGATGTTCGGCTACTCGACGGTGCTCCGTTCCGGCACCCAGGGCAAGGCGGAGTTCACCATGGAGTTCGCCACCTACCGGCAGGTGCCGAAGAACGTGGCGGAGCAGGTCATCAAGGAGGCCAATGAGAAGAGGAAGCAGTCGGCGGCATGA